The genomic segment AGCGACGATGGTGCTCGTCTCGTCTTTGGAGCCGTCATCGACCACCACGACCTCCAGCTCGACACCGGTGCTGGTCAGGACGCGGCGCACCGAGGCTTCGATGACGCGGGCCTCGTTATAGGCCGGGATGATGACGCTGACCCGGCGTGAGCGGACAAAGGCGGCGATCCCGCCTTCCGGCGTTTCCGTGGGCGGGTCCATATGGCCGCTGTAGTCGGCCCAGATGGCCATGACGCTGAGGGCAATCGCCCGCGTCACCCCCAGCACGATGGCGGCGACGAACAGCCCTTGCAGGGCCACCGTGCCCCAGGCCAGCAGCATGAACAGGCCGATATCGAAGCGCACGGCGGCGAGGTCGCTGCCCGACAGGGCGGGCATGGCCCGCGCCGTCGGCAGGCCGGTCAGGCCGCTGACCGTGGTGAACTGATAGCCCTGCGCCTTCAGGGCGCGGATGAGGCGGGGCAGGGCGTCGATGGTCTGCTGGCGGTCGCCGCCGGAATCGTGCAGCAGCACGACCTGACCCGAACGGCAGTTATTGGCATCGGCGCGGCAGGCGTCGGACGCCGCGCTTTCGGCCCCGGCGGCCACGCCTTTGAGCACATTGTCGATGATGGCCTGCGTCCCCGGTCGTTGCCAGTCCTCGGAATCGACGTGCAGGCCGACGCTGGTATAGCCCATGCGCTGCGCCAGAAGCGCCGGGCCCAGTTCGTTCTCGGTCGTCGGCTCGGCGTCGCCGAAATAGGGGGCGCGCACCCAGCGCAGCGAACGGCCCGTATAGGCTTCGACCACGCGCTGGGTCGAGTTCAGTTCGACCCTGGCCCACTCTGCCGGGATGGTCGCCATATTGGGGTGGGTATAGGTGTGGTTGCCCAGCTCATGCCCCTGCGCCAGCATGGATTTGAGCAGGAAGGGATGGCCCAGCGCCTTTTCGCCGACGACGAAGAAGGTGGCGGGCACCTGCTCGGCCTTGAGGATTTTCAGCACCTTGGGCGTCCATTTCGGGTCGGGACCGTCGTCGAAGGTCAGGGCGATCCAGCCCGGCCGGAAGCCGGTGCGCCGCACCACATAGGGCGTCGGCAGGCTGTCATAGGTCTGGTCCTGCGCCACCCGCTGGGCGTCGAAGACGACGCGGCGGCGGCCCAAGGTCGGGGTGGCGGCGATGCGCAGCACTTCGCCCGCGCCTTCGACATCGACATTGCCGGCGGGTTTCAGCGTGGCGAGATCAGGCGTGCCCTGCCCCTGAAAGCGGGCGAAGTCCTGCCACACGCCGGGGTCTTCCGAGCCGAGCCGCCACAGGGCCACGCCATAGGCATCGGTGTCGTGCACGGTCAGCAGCTGATTCCACGCGCTGACGGCATCGAGCATCCAGATGTCGTGGTTGACCCCGTTCTCCTGATAGGCAAAGCCGCTATTGCCCGTGTCGCGGTCATAGGTCACCGCAGCGTCGGAATCGTGGGCGATCAGCCACGCGTCGCCGACGGTCAGCACGGTCGTCCCGGCCTTCGACCAGTCGTAAGCGTAGTTGCCAATGCAAACGATGGCCTTGTCGGCGGGCACAGCCTTCATGGCGGCGCTCAGACGGGCCTCGAACCAGTCCTGCGCCGCGATCGGCCCGGCGGTATCGACCATGGAGTGCTGATCGTAGACCATTAGGAACAGCTTGTCCGCCGCATGGGCGAAGGTCGTCAGGTTCCACGCCGGATCGTCGACCGGCGCAGTGGCGGTGACAAGATAGCCTTCGGCCCCCAATCGCGTACGGGCCTCTTTCAGGAACGCCAGATAGGGTTTGAGCGCAGCGGGCTCCAGATTCTCCAAATCGAAGACGACCCCTGCCGACTTCTCGCGCTTCAGCGTGTCCTCGACCTGCGTCAGCAACCGCGTCCGCGCCGCGGCATCGGTCAGCAGCCGACGGGTATTCTCGCGCTCGAAGCCTTCGCGCCAGGTGTTCTGAACCATGGTCAGCAGGGCCGGGGGCTTCTTCGCCGCCGCACGGGCCTTCTGGAAGCGGAGATCGGGTTGATAGACATAGGCGTGCTGCGGGCCGCCGACACTGGCGAAGGCGCCGATGACCACATCCATCTCGCTGGCGTGAGCCTCAAAGGCGGCGCGGCTGCCGTCGTCCCACGGCACGTAGAAGGCCACGATCTTTTGCGGCGCGCCAGCGTGACGGGGCGCGAGGCGCAGGTGGTGCGGATGGCGCGCATCGTGCGTGCGAAAGGCCCAGCGCGCCGGTCGGGCATAGTCCATATGCAGGTCGAGATCGCGCGGCACCGGCACGAACAGGATCGACAGGATCAGCCCCAGAAACAGCAGGGTGGCGGCG from the Asticcacaulis sp. AND118 genome contains:
- a CDS encoding glycosyltransferase, with product MKTPVFYDPSGKRNKATLIGVIALAAAATLLFLGLILSILFVPVPRDLDLHMDYARPARWAFRTHDARHPHHLRLAPRHAGAPQKIVAFYVPWDDGSRAAFEAHASEMDVVIGAFASVGGPQHAYVYQPDLRFQKARAAAKKPPALLTMVQNTWREGFERENTRRLLTDAAARTRLLTQVEDTLKREKSAGVVFDLENLEPAALKPYLAFLKEARTRLGAEGYLVTATAPVDDPAWNLTTFAHAADKLFLMVYDQHSMVDTAGPIAAQDWFEARLSAAMKAVPADKAIVCIGNYAYDWSKAGTTVLTVGDAWLIAHDSDAAVTYDRDTGNSGFAYQENGVNHDIWMLDAVSAWNQLLTVHDTDAYGVALWRLGSEDPGVWQDFARFQGQGTPDLATLKPAGNVDVEGAGEVLRIAATPTLGRRRVVFDAQRVAQDQTYDSLPTPYVVRRTGFRPGWIALTFDDGPDPKWTPKVLKILKAEQVPATFFVVGEKALGHPFLLKSMLAQGHELGNHTYTHPNMATIPAEWARVELNSTQRVVEAYTGRSLRWVRAPYFGDAEPTTENELGPALLAQRMGYTSVGLHVDSEDWQRPGTQAIIDNVLKGVAAGAESAASDACRADANNCRSGQVVLLHDSGGDRQQTIDALPRLIRALKAQGYQFTTVSGLTGLPTARAMPALSGSDLAAVRFDIGLFMLLAWGTVALQGLFVAAIVLGVTRAIALSVMAIWADYSGHMDPPTETPEGGIAAFVRSRRVSVIIPAYNEARVIEASVRRVLTSTGVELEVVVVDDGSKDETSTIVARAFAGDPRVTLITQANAGKATAVNTGIARAQGEIIIALDADTQFEPETIARLVRWFVRPEIGAVAGNAKVGNRFNFVTRWQGVEYVTAQNLERSALAVFGAMMVVPGAVGAWRRTALEAVGGYPHDTLAEDQDLTIAIQRQGWAVAYDQDAVAWTEAPESFAALIKQRYRWAFGTLQCLWKHRRILREGQPKGLARIGLPQAWVFQIGFSVISPLIDLALMVNIVATAWTISQHGLAQTDGTLGRMLIYWAVFIVIDALCGGIAYLLEPRETRYPVFWLLSQRFVYRQIMYYVVLKALASAGRGLAVGWGKLERSGRVTAASAKPL